In the genome of Notamacropus eugenii isolate mMacEug1 chromosome 7, mMacEug1.pri_v2, whole genome shotgun sequence, the window TGTTCTGATTCTATGTAGTTTGGGAGTGGGACAAATTTCATCCAAACCAAATTCAATCAATAATCTatacaaaagcaaataaaaactATGATTCTTTATTAAAAGGTCTAAAGAAAATTCATCACCTTCCTTTAAATTCATCCAGACAAAATTAAATACCATCATGCTTTGTGTAGTAGTGTATGTGTGTAACCTTTAAAGTTCTGTGTAAAACGAATTTTAACAACTGAAATCATTTTTCCTGTATCAGCAGAATTCAAGATTTAAAGgaaatattcaattttttttaaagcatataatGTGTCCCCGTTACTTGGGTGTTTTTATTGGAGTAATTGTATAAAAGCCAAatttctatttgtgtgtgtgtgtgtgtgtgtgtgtgtgtgtgtgtgtgtgtaaacattgAGCCAAAAACTAGGGATGCTCTCAAAATAGGGTACAaaacatttcattctttcttaatCTGAATTCCCTTTCAGAAATGagccccttaaaaaaaaaaaaaaaagaaatgaagctcTTAAAGTGTTTAAGTGTCCTATAGGTACTCACCTGGTGTTTTAATTCCATCGTATGAATATGCTGGTTCTTTCCCTTTAAGAATATCACTGATTTTAACTGAGTCCAACAAAGTACACAGCAACTTCTCGGTAATTCCTTAATCCAAAGAAATtgcctgaggcacagagaggttaaataatttgcctggggccacacagctagtagtagCAGGCCTagaatttgatcccaggtcttcctaattccaagcccagctctctgtCCCCTAGTCCATGCTACCTCTAAACTTTACCTTTATTTACCAGAAATCATTATTTCAAATAGGATTAAATCCTTAAATCCAAAAAAAATCTTGCATTCACCATGCTGCCTTTACAGCTTCATATTAATATAGTTTTCCAAATCATGAGTTTTTTTTGTCAAGTGATGACCACCTTCTTATGATGAGCATCTTATTAACAGGAATAATCTccaaatacataggattatagatgTAGACTTATAAGAGACCttagattatctagtccaacccggGTTCATTTTCCAGGTGGGCAAGATGATAACCGGAAatattaaataacttacccacaTTCAGCCACAAAACTGCCTTCCCTCAACTCCAAATCAAATTTGCTGTCAAATATATCCGGATACTGCATAACTGTCTAAGAAAGGATAGAACCAAAGCATTATCTAACATAAGAATTCTGCAAGAGGTATTAGATGGAGGACGAAATAACAAGCATTAGATGCAGTCACTGATAGCGGCTGGCACCACTATGTGAAAAGCAGAGCGGACAGTTTTATGAAAAGGAACTCAGATATGAGGGAGACAGGGCTCACTGACAGGTGTACAGATCTACAACTAAGTACTGTTGGGAGACCTAGCGAGTAGTTACCATAAAGTGAGCTGACGAGTTTTATTCTGTTTCTAAAATGAAAATCTGGTCACCACTGTCAGAAAGCTTAAGGAAGCTGTAGAATATTTCATGATCTGGTCACTGAACTTGGCCACTTTACcacttttcaaatatattttaaaagtataaccTTTGcctagatcagggattcttaacttttggTCTGCACTTTcttaatattttggtaactgtaattcaatgtaattggtttatgattctatgtattttgttttatgcatttaaaaatattctgacaaCAGGTTTCATAAGATTGCCaatggggtccatgacacaagaaaagttaagaacccttggccTTAGACCAAAGCAAGTGATGGAAAAAGTTTGCCTCTATCTCCTGAGAAGAAAGGTAATATTATTAtaggcaattcaattcaataaacatttcatgTTTCCTCTTTGTGAAGAAACCTAGGGTTCAAAGAGGTCAAATATGCAACCAGAACGTTGCTGTAagaatttttcattaatttttacttccattaattgctttttttaaacGCAACCAGAGAATTCTGCCATGAAAACTGAGCAGTAAATGGACAACAATGGTCAAAGACCTGATTTTCAGCCCAGGCCCACTGTACCACTATACACATACCTGTGTCACCACGGGCAAAATCACTTGATTTGTCAgcatcaatttccttatctcaAAACAGGAGGTAATGCCTGCACAACCTACCTCAATATAGTGTCGTGAGAATCAAATACATGCTCCatctaaagcactttgtaaccatATAGCACTATATAAATCTCAGTTATACTTCCAGGTCATATGGAATACAAAGGGACCACAGTCAAGACTGCTTATTACTTCCACATGGGAACCACCTTCTGCCTCTTGGATTTGTGTGTACATGTAAAGAGATGGCACACTGTAAGGAATAATCCCACTAAAATGAATATCATATTGTGATTTTCAATAATACTTTTAATATAACCACCACATATATTTgcaacattaaaataaaacactGGACACTCaagtatcatttttttaaatgggtgGATACAATATATTTACTATTTTCTCATCCTATGACCTTACCATGCATGACAAGCAATTGCATATTAATTCACTCAATTTCagttccattcaattcaacaaacacttgaGGCCTAgtatatgcaaggcactatgctaggtgctgaaaGGCATgcatacaaagatgaataaaacatagtccctgccttTCAGCTAATACAGACCCACTGATAATCACATATTTCAAAAGCAatagactttaaaaagaaaatctccagGGATACTGCCAGCGGTCTGCCTAGCACCAATTGTGTTGGCAAGTCTGTCAGTCACATAACCAAATTTAAGACAACCATATTTTCCTAGGGTCGTTCTTTGAAATGAGTAAGCTGGTGCCTCTTCCAGTGGGGTGCCTGTCTAAAGGTTTTGCCACACACTGAACATTCAAATGGCTTCTGTCCTGCATGTATTAAATAGTGTCTTTCGAGTTTGGATGGAGACCTGAAACTTTTAAAACAAACACTACACTGGTAAAGCAGGCCTTCATTCTTCTCAGCACTTCCTGAATAGCCACGGTAACGGCTGTAACGCCTCTGCTCTGTCTCCAACAGTTTCTTAGATAGATAGGGCTGCATGTTTCTACCATGGGTGACAAGAATGAAATCCCCTGCTTCTGTACTAACTTTGAATTCTGACACTTCATTTGAGTCAGTCATCTTATATTCTTGAGCATCAGAAGCCTCAGAATAAACCACCAACTGAGAACTGTCTCCTTGTTGAGTGAAAAGTTTGTTTAAATTTTCAAATTCTACCTGGTAAATAGGTCTTTTAAAAGGGATCTTTTCAATGTGAGTGAGCTTATGCCTTTTTAAGTGAGCTGACTGTCTGAAAGACTTCCCACAAACATTACAGCCAAAAGGTCTCTGTCCAGTGTGAATTAGATAGTGTCTTTGAAGTTTGGATATAGAAGGGAAAACCTTCTCACATTTGTCACATGGACACATTTTATGTCTTGTATGCAGCTCGTCAGTGGGAGCTGAAAGCGCATGTTGAAGCGCTTCAGGATCATCAAAGAATTCCTCACCAGATGGACTATAAATCATTATGTCATTATTCACGGAATCTTCTACATTTAAAATTCCTTCACTATTAATAGTACCTTTCAAATTGATTTCTGCACTAGGGCTCTGCAGTTGCTTTTgccaggaaaatggcaaatgtcttttctttttactacTACTAACTTTCTTATACGACCCAAATTTGCCATGAGGACTCTTAAAAGTTTTGGGTGAGGTATTCTGATCCGAGCTTTGCTCCCCAAGAAGATCACGATTTTTTAAGAATCTAGCTTTAAACTTCTTTTTGTCAGACCGAAAGGCATCTAACGTCTTATCCCCACCTCGCCTTAGCTTAGTCAAAACTTTACCTTTAACGTTAGTTTTGTAGTTGCGTTTTCTTTTGATGCCGTTTGTATTTTTAGCACCTCCTGCCTGCAAACATTTGTGAACACTGAGAATCTGCTCTGATTCAAAGCACTGCTCACATTCTGGACACTGAAAAGGGACAATATAAATAGAGTCCACCTCAGGAGCATCTTCCTCGGGTTCCTGTGTGTCACCATTTTCAAAACCATCCTgccttaaatttaatttaattggtgCTGAGTGTGGTTCTGGATTCTTTTTCTTGAATGAAATAGtctgaaaattcttttttctggtATGAATTTGTTTATGCTTTAGAAGTTTGCTCTGAATCTTAAATCCCTTTTGACAAAAACAACATTGAAAAGGTCTCTCTTCTGTATGTGTTAGCTGATGGATTTTCAAATGAGTTGACTGTCTAAATGACTTACTGCAAAGAGAACATTTAAAAGGTTTCTGGCCAGTGTGAATAAGTAAATGCCTTTCCAGCTTTGAGCGGGATGGAAACATCTTGCTGCAGGTATCACATGCAtggattttcttccttctccttgcaGTGCCATACACATGATCTGACTTGGAGGATGGGTGTAATACCCACCTTTCTTCTGTCGAAAAAGAACGGAATACCCCATAACTTGGTTTCTCTTGCTTGGACTCCACCAATCTTTTGACTTGCTTTACATCATTCTGGTAGTTTTCGTTGTGGAGCTGCTGATGTTTCAAGAAGGTTATTAGATTTTTAAAGTGTCGCTGACAAATACTACATTTAAATGGCAGCTTGTGAGTTAGCTGATGTCTTTCCAGATGAACTAGCTGCCTAAAAGTTTTATGACACACATGGCACTCAAATGGCTTTTGACCAGTGTGAATAAGATAATGTCTGGCTAATTTTGATGGTGTTTCAAAGTGCTTGAagcaaatattacaaatatatgGCCTCTTCCTAGGTAACTTGTTAGACACCACACACTGTTGAACCTTTACCATTTTAAAACTTCAGTCACAAAATTTTTCAGTGAATTCCACTGAGATCCATTGCTTTCTTAAACTCCATAGGTTgctaaaagttaaaagaaaaaaagtattatttcaAGGACTTTTTGGTCATACTAAAAAGATGAATGGGATCACAGGTTAAAAATACTATGCTGAAAGAAAAACCTGaggtttttctgtatttaaaaataaaataccaattcTAGAAAACAAGAATCATAGATGTATcctttgaaataatattttgattttggACATCCTAAGAagtaagttttttaaaagaaaacactttataaCTCTACTAAATCCCTTAGGAATGTCACATTTCTCTAGAAAAGATCGGCCACAGCCATGGTACTGAATGAAGTAACTAAGTTGGATTTGTTTCTCtcattaaattaatataatttctaatttaagtttttataaaaattttaacttAAATAACATTTTTGGAGACAGGAAAGTAATATTACCACTATAAAAATATGCTTACACAAAATATGTTGCAGCCATTAGGCATGACCTGCCTGGTGAGAAAGGCAGCTCTTCTGAAACAAATTCTTTGATGAGCTATTAGCACATTCTTTTTGACATTCAACAATTTCTGTATATGGAAGAACACCACAGGCAGTAAGAGGTACCATGGAAGATTCACAGCACTAAGTCATATTTTTGATTCTGGCTCTCCCTCTTAGTAGCcaagtgaccttgcacaagtcatttcaacttcgaggcctcagtttcctcctatgtgaAACAGGGAAAATAGCACCTGCCCTGCTTACTTCACAAGGTTATGTTATAATCAAATGGAACAACATGGGAAAGTTATTTGAAAACTGTAAATTGATACATAAATACAAGATACAAAAATGCAAGACATATACAGTAGGCTCAGTGATGGCAGGGACCATGTGTTCTTAACCCCTAATATAGAATCTTGAACATAATGGGCACTTAGCAaataattaatgaatgaataacttATCAGAGAAGCTAACTAGTAATTAAACTGATTGGTTAGAGttgtaatttcttttatttctctgtagtGGGAGTGActgagaaggaagatggaaaagcAAAGGACCTGGATAATTAGCTCCAGAGGGGCCTAAAGTTGACTATACACTAAAGTCAGTCAATAATAAACAGGTGGCATGGTGAGTACAGTACTGGACTTGAAGTGAGGTAGACTTTAGTTCTAActctacctcagacactcactagcagtATGACCCAGAGGGAACTGCCTTGTATATCtaggtctcagtctcctcattcatAAAAATGGGGTtagtaatagcacttatctcaggattgttatgagaatcaaatgagacaatataattAAGCACTCGGCAAGCCTTAAAGCAgcatgtaaatgttaactattgtgATTATTATTTTGGATGGCATCTCACTCGGATGTCCTACACTCTCGCAGTTTTCCCTGTGACTCCACAATCAATTTTATTCTGTCCCCACAACtgcaaaaaaaagttttccacTCACCCTATGTTCACCTCTCCTTGGGAGGAAGGAATCAGAGAAGTTGCTGCTGCTCTGGCCCTCCTTTTCAATTACTGCCAGAGGAGAAAGAAGTCTAATCATGGTGCAGCtaggtgggcctggagtcagaaagacacatGCTGCTGGgttccaatctggcttcagatacttactagttgtgtgaccctggtcaagttacttaaccctgtttgcctcagtttcttaatctgtaaaatgagtgggaaaaggaaatggcaaacccgtctagtatctttgccaagaaaatcccaaatagggtcacggacatgactgaaaacttaTTGAACTGAAGGAGGTCAGAAATGTAGTTATGCTTTGTTAGCAGCCATTTGAAACATGAGCCTTTGTCTTTTCTAAGTTCATGTCTTTCACCTAGAATTACTTAACAAAAATTCCCTTCCCATCATACCCAGCAATTTTTTATCCAGCATTTTCTTCAAGAATTCCAGAAATAGGGAAACCACCACCTCATGAGATAGCCATTTCCATCTGCGCATAGTAGCTCTGTCTGGAAATATTAAGTCTAAATTTTCCTCTCTGAAACTTCCACTTCTTCCTCTTACTTCTGCCCTGTGCATTCAAGCAAAACCAATCTAATCCCTCTGCTatgtgatagcccttcaaatacttgaaaagagCTACAATGTCCATTGTAAGTGTTCTCTTCTCCAGGCCAATTCCTTCCAATGATACTCATATGAAATGAAATTCAGGTCCTTCACCATGCTAGCTGCCCTCCTCTGCAAAGTCTCTagcttgtcaatgtctttcctgAAATGCAAACTGAACAAGAACACAAGACTACAGatagtctgaccagggcagatgCCAAGTGGACCATCACCTCTGAAAGACCAGACATTAGACCTAAGATTACATTTGCCTCCTTGGCTTTCGTATCATACTGCTGAATCACACAGCCTCTAGATCTCTTTAAGACAAACTGCTACCTAATCCCCGACTTGTACTTGTAATATTGATTTTTTGAACTCCAAAGCataagaatttatatttatccctaaCAAATTTAATCTGGTTTGATTGGGTCTATTAttttagcctgtcaagatcttgtTAActactccctcttcccctccagctTTGGATTATCTGCAAATACGATTAGAATGCAATTTTTGCTTTGATTCAAGACACTGGTAAAAACATCAGACAGCACAGGACCAAGACATCCTTCCGAGATGACACTGAACCATTAATGACCTACTATCTTTTGGTTCTAGCCATTCAACACAAAATGACTCATATCCATTTTGGTTCTCCTCAGTTACCTACATTAGAAATAACATAAGAGCTATTTGCAGTTTATCAACAGAGcaagtatatttatataatttcccAAGAAATTCTGATCTAGAGCgagggagaaaaatggagaaaaataaatgtggCAGCTTTATTCAAAATGACCAAGTAGCCTATTAAGCTGAAATGACTAGAATCCTAATGAAGGCCAGAGCATGTCACAGCTGACCTGCATTCTTCCTGATGATCTATCCTATCCTATAAACTGAAACAAAATGcttaagaacagaaagaaacaaaaagaaacaaaaacaattcagTGACTAGAGGAGGAGCAACATAATACATCACACAAATCCTTTAATATTAAAGCAATTAACTACCTGTTGTTATTTTTGATATATCTAGAAACTAcaggttttctccttaagtttaAAATCTTATGTAAACTTCCAAAATTCCCACCGTGAACACTGAGCATGGGATACAAGTGATCGAGAGAGGACTAGGGTGTAAGAACGGCGAACAGCTGCCCAGGGCGGGGAGGCATGCGGTGAAACGCACACTGTAAGATCAAGGAACAATTTTAACTTAAATGGATATGAAGAAAAAGTGATAAATACACATACTTTTactattataaaattatatgctcCATGTTACAAGGGTATTTGTTTTGTAACAAACTGCCCAGGTTATAGCCAAGGCCCTAATTTTCCAGTGAGGACAAATAGTTTATAGACCTTGTCTCTGAGTGTACAAGTACCATGATCTGGCTCTGGTgatcaaaagtttttaaaaatgtgaatccAATGGTTTGCAAAGTTGCTTGACTTCAGCGTCCTTTCTGTGAAATCTTTTTGCAATGGTCAGTGCCTGAGTTGCACCATCAGAACCCAGAAGTTGGAAATCTACAACATTCATGCCAAAGATGTCACACATGCTCTGGTTTTTTCATGGTGTAGCAATGGTACCTGGCCCTATACATCTAAGAACTCTCATTGGTTGAACCCCAGAAGGTTTGCACACTGACTTTCTTAGGATCTCAGACTGAGAACTCAAAGGGGGCTCAGAAGCCACCTGGTCCACAACCCTTTGTAAGTCCCACTTTTCAGAAGTGAGCTGGTAAACCCCTAACAATCCCACTCCTCACCCTCTTCATTTCAAGAGTCACCAATCATCTGAGCTCCAGGCCCTCACTCCacaattcaaaacaaaaattatttcttcATCAGCCCTAAGAAAGGTTGGATTATGTCTTAATTAGATTTAGTTTCTCCTTCAACATAAATTACAACTCTGCAAaaaggtgctttaaaaaaaagcactcTGAATGAATGGATGAGGACTCAGGATAACCCCTTTTCATATTTCCagtgagaaccaggagacaaTCTCAGTTGATGGCCTATAGTCCTCCTGAATGTCAAAGAGGCTGGGTTTGATATATCAGTTTTGTAATGCTGTTGTAAGGCTGTTCACCTTTCAGATGAAACTTAATTTCCTTCTTGTATATACCAGAAAATGCTGCAACATGTGATCAGCTTTTCTGGAGAGAatagttcttaaaagaagaaattttgcAGTTCTTCCTATTCTAAATGAAAAATCAGAGATATCATATTTTATCAAGTCAAGTCCAGCCAGAAAATTACACAGAAAATTTCACATTTATGGGATAGCAAAACTGTCCTTTACGTCCTGACAATTTAGGGATGTATCTAGCATGgcaaaaatttataagaattttgGACATGGAAATGATTGGTCTGGCCCCCTCACTTCACATAATGAGAACCAAGACCCCAGAGAGATAAGTGGTATAAGTTCACAGAAGCAGTTTAATAGCATAGCCAAAACTGAAAAACAAGGTCTCCTCCCAATCAGAACAATTTTTCACATCAAATGACCCGGACCACTTTGATTCTTCTTTGTTAAATTATTCTTGGCTTTTAACATCTACAAATTTATCTAAACACTTCTTGATTCTCCTGAAGAACACCAAAGCTGTCTTTAGATAACCTGTTAACTTCTCAAACTCCTTGATTTATATGTGTTCCTACAGCACTGGTCTTGGCAGTCAAAAACCCTGAGTTCACAGTAATGTGGACCATCTACTATTGGATGTATGAAATcaggtcagtcacttaacctctctgagtctagatttttttatctgtaaaacagggcgaaaggaatatgtatttattaagtgcctacaatgtgccaggttaacaaaggttaaatgacttctccaaggtcacagagctagtaaatatgtggctgggtttgaactcaggtcttccagactctagtaGGCCCAGCTTCTCCTAAGGGATAATTCTTGCATTTAAAACACTACATAAGTGTGGAGAAGGACTTGAAATcaaatcaaaaaacaaataatttagaCTCAAGTAATTTTTGGACACCTAGAGCAATTTCTAGTGGCATTTTCCTTAGCTAGATGCAAATACAtaacacagtggaaagagtctgAGCAACTGGGATTCAAATCTCATGTCAAGCACttacagctgtgtgactctgggcaagtcacttaacctttgtctgcctcaatttcttgaCCTGTAAAATTCGGAGAACTGACAATACCTCCTAGTTACCTTTGCCCCCTACACCTATTATCTCCCTGGGTTGCtgtgaaaataaaactgagaaactgaaaaatgcttttcaaaccttaaagcacttcaaaaattttagttattattaatatgttAATATCTCAACTCCACCCTTTCCTCCTTGGCCTTGTCACACACACAGTTACAATGTTACCTAACTCGTGGTCTGgtgcatttccttttctaggtaGGTACCCGCTTTATCCTCCTACATCTACGTCCCAGAGTGgttatgaagacaaaatgagacatttgtaaagtgcttttccaACCTTAATGAGCTTGATGGATGCTAGCcatgattatttattattatcatcctcgcGACTCCGCCCACCCGTCCCTGCCTTTCCTCCTTGGCCTTGCCACACACACAGTTACAATGTTACCTAACTCGTGGTCTGGTGCCTTTCCTCCTTGGCCTTGCCACACAAACAGTTACAATGTTACCTAAATCGTGGTCTGGTGCATTTCCCTCCGATCCCTACGGAGGCTGGAGAAAGGGGTCAAGCTGTCAagctggggaagggagaaagctgCTGCGGGGTGGGGGCCTGAGACACCGCCCCCGCCCCGTGCCGGTGGAGAACgtcacgcacacacactcacgcacgcGCTCGGGGCAGGGACGCGGACGGGGACGAGGAGGGGGCGGGGGCACTAAAAGCAtcaggggagggggggaagggaag includes:
- the ZNF770 gene encoding zinc finger protein 770: MVKVQQCVVSNKLPRKRPYICNICFKHFETPSKLARHYLIHTGQKPFECHVCHKTFRQLVHLERHQLTHKLPFKCSICQRHFKNLITFLKHQQLHNENYQNDVKQVKRLVESKQEKPSYGVFRSFSTEERWVLHPSSKSDHVYGTARRRKKIHACDTCSKMFPSRSKLERHLLIHTGQKPFKCSLCSKSFRQSTHLKIHQLTHTEERPFQCCFCQKGFKIQSKLLKHKQIHTRKKNFQTISFKKKNPEPHSAPIKLNLRQDGFENGDTQEPEEDAPEVDSIYIVPFQCPECEQCFESEQILSVHKCLQAGGAKNTNGIKRKRNYKTNVKGKVLTKLRRGGDKTLDAFRSDKKKFKARFLKNRDLLGEQSSDQNTSPKTFKSPHGKFGSYKKVSSSKKKRHLPFSWQKQLQSPSAEINLKGTINSEGILNVEDSVNNDIMIYSPSGEEFFDDPEALQHALSAPTDELHTRHKMCPCDKCEKVFPSISKLQRHYLIHTGQRPFGCNVCGKSFRQSAHLKRHKLTHIEKIPFKRPIYQVEFENLNKLFTQQGDSSQLVVYSEASDAQEYKMTDSNEVSEFKVSTEAGDFILVTHGRNMQPYLSKKLLETEQRRYSRYRGYSGSAEKNEGLLYQCSVCFKSFRSPSKLERHYLIHAGQKPFECSVCGKTFRQAPHWKRHQLTHFKERP